The Malus domestica chromosome 13, GDT2T_hap1 genome includes a window with the following:
- the LOC114820423 gene encoding uncharacterized protein, translating to MTSFAGNLFTFVFLSLLIFSLRMVVENGTHFLTSFVENGTHFLTSFVNHDPSLKSLISCLDLAGIDNTNCRSPNSPTESPSQISLRRRHRPFLHLTCFGTLDDDFFSGFNETYGTRVSEIVRSSLTFKAEKFTISDDRARGRDGDGESNEGEEKGSDEELDDRAVDLQFLINGLELGRRDVATLFFLLKV from the exons ATGACATCGTTCGCTGGCAACCTCTTCACCTTcgtcttcctctctctcctcatCTTCTCCCTTCGCATGGTCGTCGAAAATGGGACCCACTTCCTTACCTCCTTCGTCGAAAATGGGACCCACTTCCTCACCTCCTTCGTCAACCACGACCCTTCTCTCAAATCCCTCATCTCCTGCCTTGACCTCGCTGGCATCGACAATACTAACTGCCGCTCTCCCAATTCTCCAACCGAGTCCCCTTCTCAGATCTCTCTTCGCCGCCGACACCGCCCATTTCTTCACCTCACTTGCTTCGGAACCTTAGATGATGATTTCTTCTCTG GGTTTAATGAAACTTACGGAACTAGGGTTTCTGAAATTGTGCGCTCTAGCCTCACGTTCAAGGCTGAGAAATTCACCATTTCTGATGACAGAGCTAGAGGCAGAGATGGCGACGGAGAAAGCAATGAAGGGGAGGAGAAAGGCAGCGATGAAGAACTGGACGATCGGGCCGTCGATTTGCAATTCTTGATCAACGGATTGGAGCTGGGTCGCCGGGACGTGGCGACATTGTTCTTCCTCCTGAAAGTGTGA